The following nucleotide sequence is from Pseudomonas putida S13.1.2.
CGCAATCCGCCGGCCTGGCTGCTGGATGCGCTGCGTGAGGTGCATGCGGCGAATATCCCGATCATCGCCCTGTGCTCGGGGTCGTTCGTGCTGGGCAAAGCCGGGCTGCTCGATGGCCGGCGTTGTGCGTTGCATTTCACCTTGCGCGACGAGTTCAAGGAGCGTTTTCCACTGGCCACGGCGGTGATCGACAAGAGCTACGTGGACGACCGCGGGATCATCACCTGCCCGGGCGGCACGGCCATTGACCTGGCGGCCAACCTGATCCGCCGGCATTGCGGCGCAGTGCGGGCGCAGAAGGGGCTGGAATACCTGCTGGTGGACGAGCGCGCTGAAGAACGGGACAAGGCGTCCAGCGAATGCGTGTACCAGAACGACCGCGTGCAGCGGGCGATCAGCTTCATGCGCGCCAACCTGGATGCCTCGATGACGCTCAAGGCCGTGGCCGAAGCAGTGGGCACCCACCCTCGGCAGTTGCACCGCGAATTTGTGGCCAATACCCAGGAGCCACCGGCCAACTACTGGCGCAAGCTGCGGCTGGATCATGCTAGGCGGTTGCTGGTGAACACCAGCCAGAACATCACCACCATTGCTTTGGCCTGCGGGTTTTCCGATGCGTCGCACTTTATCCTGTGGTTTCGCAAGCAGTATGGCGAGACGCCGTATAGCTTCCGCAAGCGCAGGCACGAAGTGGAGCGGTTTGACTGGCATGGCGACAAGGTGGGGTTGGACCCGGAGCTCTAACACGTTATCCCGCTCCTACAGGGACCGTGTGGGTGTCAGGGCTGGCCGAAGGCCTACATCTCCATCCGGCTGGTCCGTTTGCCGGGGCTGATAGGTTCGATCATCCATTTGTGCCTTAGAACAGCACGTAAGTCTTGCGCAGGGTTTCGCGAATGTCCCAGACACCCTCGCAGTTCTCCGGGAACAGCACTGCGTCGCCGGCGCGCAGCTCTACCGGCTCGCCACCGTCGGGGGTGAAGGTGCACCAGCCGCTGACAATGTGGCTGAACTCTCGGTTTTTCAGGTGCCGGCGGAACACACCCGGGCTGCTTTCCCATACGCCGATGCTGGCGCCGACGGCTTCGTCGGTCTGGTCCTGTGCGGTGGCAGCCTGGGCGGCGGGTTCACCGATCGGCAGGCGGGTCGGGGCAGGGGCACCCAGCGTCGCGAGGGGGGCATTGCGCACGACAGTCAGTACTTGGCTCATGAATAGGCTCCTTCAGGCTTTACGAACAACGGGTTTGGCAGCGGAGGTGGTGCGAGTGTGGCTACCAAGCGTGGCGGCTTGCTGCAGGTCGAGCTTGCTGGTCTCGGGGGCCAGCCACCAGGAAATCAGGGCGCCGAACAGCGAGATCAGGGCGGCGGCGAACATGGTGTTGGCAATGCCGTAGGAGGCCAGGGATATCGGCACCAGGTACGTGCCCACGGCGGCGCCGATGCGTGACAACGAAGTGGCCAGGCCCACCGCCGACGCACGGATTTCGGTCGGGAACAACTCGTTGGGGTAGACGTATTCAAGCACCTGGGCGCCGCCGATCAGTACGGCATAGGCGCCGAACAGCACCAGTACGGTTGTTGGCGAGGCATCCGGGAACACCCCCAGCAGCGCCAGCGACATGCCCGACCAGAGGAAGCTGTGGATCAGCATGTTGCGCCGGCCCAGGCGGTTGATCAGCTTGGTGGCCAGCAGGCAGCCAAGGGTGAACAGCAAGGTGATGGCGATGGAGCCAAAGGCCGCCCAGTCACCGGTCAGTTGCAGTGCCTGCAGCACTTTGGGGGCGAACGAGTAGATGGCGAATAGCGGCACGATCGCGCAGGTCCAGAACAGGGTGACAAAGGCCATGCGCTTGCCGTAACCGGAGTGGAACAGCGACCACACCGACACCGGTTTGTCGCTGGTCTGCTCTGGCAGGTCAGCAATGGAGTAGTCCGGGCCGTAGACTTTCTTGATCACGGCGTCGGCTTCGGCGGTTCGGCCTTTGCTCAGCAGCCAGCGAGGCGATTCTGGTGTGCCACTGCGGGCAACCAGGAACAGCGCGCCCGGTATCAGGGCGCTGGCCAATACATAGCGCCAACCGTCTTCACCGCCCACGCGCAGCAGCAGTTCGCCGACCATGTAGGCCACGGCGGCACCGGCAAACCACATCAGTACCATGGCCGCCAGCAACGGCCCACGCTGCTTGCGTGGCAGGAACTCGGCCAGCAACGACGTGGCGATCGGGTAGTCGGCACCGACCGCGATACCGATCAGCAACCGCCAGGCGAACAGGGCCCAGGCCGACTCGACCCAGAACTGCGCCACCGAGAAACCGACGATGGCGACCAGGTCGACCAGGTACAGGACCTTGCGCCCGTACTTGTCGGTGAACCAGCCACCGAGAAAACCACCCAGGAAGACACCGATCAATGCTGACGCGGCGATCAGCCCTTCCCACAGGGCCGACAGCTGCAAGGCATTGGTGATTTGCAGCATGGCGACGCCGATGATGCTCAGTACGTAGCCATCGAGAAAAGGCCCGCCAGCGGAATAGACCGTCAGTTTGCGGTGGAACCCGTTGAGCGGCGCATCTTCTACGGAGCGTTTGGAAACGGACATACGGCTTACCTCTTGTTGTTATGTGGTGCACTAACGTGGCGGCACTATGGCACCGGCTTGCGTGGGCGCCCTATAACGGCTCGGACGAGTCATGGGATGGGATGACCGTGGGTGGTGCGGACGGTGGAAGTGGTGCGCAGACGCGGCTGAGGCGTTGAGGAGGATACGACGCGGGTGTATCGGCAGCTGTAGCCGCAGGCGAGGCCGACGATGCTGTCGTCGGCCCTATGACGTTTATTGCCCGGCCAGCCCTGACCGCGTCAGCAACCCGTCCAGTACCACCTCGCATGCCGCCCCCCAGGTGGCGCTTACCGGCTGATGCATCAGCACCGCGAGGCCATCGGCAGTAAAGGTGCCCGGCGTGGCAATGGCCTGGCCCAAGGCCTTGAGCGTGTACGCCGGCTGCTGCCCGGCACTGGTCACGCAGTCTTGCAGGTTGCCCAGCACCAGCGCACGCGCTTCGGCTGCGGGCAGGCCTTTGTCCATCAGCCACTGCTGCAGGTCGTGCAGCAGGAAGTAGAACCAGCCATTCATGCACGCCGCCACGGTGGCCAGTTCGAATTCCGGCTCGCCGTGCAGCACCACCAGTTTGCCCAGTGGCCCCAGATACTGTGTGGTGAGCGTATCGGGCGGACACACTACTACCGTGGACTGGTTGTACTGCGCCGCATACGACAGCATCGCACGCACACAGAGGGCACCAGGGAACGCGGTGGACAGTTGCGCAAGGTTGACCCCGGCGGCGAGGGAGACCAGGCGCTGGCCGGGGCGCAGGTGTACGTCCTCTGCCAGTTGGGCGAGCGAATGCGGGCGCACGCCAAGGATCACCAGTTCTGCCTGCTCGACCACTGCCTGGTTGCTTGCCAGCACCTGGCAGCCATGCTCCTGGGCCAGCAGGGCTGCCCGTTGCGCATTGCGCGGTGACAACAGGATGGGGCCTTCGAAACCGCTGCGACGCAGGCCGATGACTACTTTTTCGGTGAGTTCGCCCACCCCGAGAATGCCAAGGCTATGCATGGTGCCTCCTGGTCAGCTTTCCAGGCCGGCGCGGCGCTGGCCCCAGTGCAGGTTGAGGTTGACGCCCGCGCTCAGCAGCGGCTCCGGCGGGTTGCGGTTAGGGCCTGCGGAGCCCAGCAGGAAGTCGACCAGCTCGTCGCGTTCGCCGCTCAGCCAGTCAGCCAGCAGGGTGCCGGTAGCCGTGCCACGGGTGATGCCAAGGCCGTTGCAGCACAGCGCCGCATGCACGTTGGGGGCGAGGGTACCGAAGTGCGACAGGTGGTTGCGCGACAGGCACATCGAGCCACCCCAGGTGTATTCGAACGCCATGCCCGACAGCATCGGGAAGCGCCGCTCGAACGAATCGCGGTGCTGGCGCCCGGCACGGGCGATGTGGCGTGGGTTGGCGCGGCCGTCGGCATTGAAGCTGAAGCTGTTGCGCACCAGCAGGCGCTGGTCCGGGGTGCGCCGCAGGGTGCTGCCGAACGGGTCTGCCGGGATGATGCCCCAGGTGTTCTTGCCGCCCAGGCGGGCTTGTTCGTCCTCTGTCAGCGGGCGGGTCATGCTGGCGTAAGTGAAGATCGGCAGCAGGCGGCCAGGCAGGAAGCCGAAGTACGAGGCGAAGGCATTGTTGGTCAGCAACAGCTGGTCGGCAACGATCTCACCGTTGGCGTGCTTGAGGGTGATGCGCCGGCCGTGCTCGATGTGGGTGATGGTGGTGCGTTCGTGCAGGGTCACGTTGCCCGGCAGGCTGTCGGCCAGGCCTTTGGCCAGGGCCGCGGGTTGCAGCAACTGGGTGCCCGGGGTGTACAGCGCCTTGCGGTAGAAGCTGGTGCCGAAGTGCTCGGGCAGGTCGCGGGCATCAATCAGCTGGTAAGGCTGGCCGAGTTTTTCCAGGCCGCTGCGGTAGGCTTCGAGCACCGCCAGCCCTTTGTCTTCGACGGCCGCCTGGTACTTGCCGTCCGGGCGGATCTGGCAGTCGATGCCGTGCTGGTTGATCAGCCCGCGCAAGATCGCCTGCGCGCGCAGGTTGAGCTTGAGGTTCATCCGCGCCGTGGGCAGGTCGCCGATGTAGTCGGCGGCGCCGATATCGTGGGGCAGGTCGATGGCAAAGCCGGAGTTGCGCCCCGAGGCGCCGAAGCCGACTTCCTGGGCGTCGACCAGGATCACTTCGTCGTCAGGGTGATGCAGGGCCAGTTGGCGCGCAGCGGCAAGCCCGGTGAAACCCGCGCCAAGCACCACCCAGCGCGCCTCGCTCCGCCCCCGGTGCGCAACGCGTGGCTGGCGCGGCGGGCTGAGGTGGAACCAGCCGCAACCGTTGTCGTCTGCGGGGGTAGAGGTGCTTCTGTACATGGTTTTTATCCGTGGTGTTTTCTCCACTATGGCATTGGCGGCTGGGCGGGGACTATGACGGGAGGGACGGGGAATGGGATGTTTTGGCTCAGGGCATTGACCGTTTCGGGCCGGGCGTGATTTGCTCGGCCTACATGATCATTCAAAGGAAATTGAAGGTCCCACCATGCCCGACTACAAGCTGCATTGCTTCGCCGAATCCGGCAACGCCTACAAGGCTGCGCTGATGCTTGAACTCACGGGCCAGGACTGGCAGCCGGTGTTTGTCGACTTCTTCCATGGCCAGACCCGGGAGCAAACCTGGCGTGACGAGGTGAACGAGCAAGGCGAGGTGCCGGTGTTGGAGCACGCGGGCAAAACCTTCACCCAGTCTGCGCTGATCCTGGAATACCTTGCCGAACAGACCGGCCAGTTCGGCCCTCGTGACGATGACGAAAAGCGCGAGATCTGGCGCTGGATGCTGTTCGACAACCACAAGTTCACCAGCTATTACGCCGCGCTGCGCTTTCTGTTCTGCCTGAAGAACACCGGCGAAACGGACGTGACCCGGTTTCTTCGTGAGCGTGCCACGGCGGCTTATCGCATTGTCGACGCGCACCTGGCGAAGACGCCGTTCATGGTTGGCGGCCGGCTGACCATCGCCGACCTGTCGCTGGCGGGGTATGTATTCATGCCGGAAGACACCGGTATTCCATTGGCGGAGTTCGCCCATATCGAGGCGTGGAAGGCGCGGATCCAGGCGCTGCCAGGTTGGAAGCACCCTTATGAGCTGATGCCGCGCACGGCATCCTGACCCCTTCGCGGGCACGCCCGCTCCCACAGGTACAGCATGGTCTTGCAGCCGGCGCAATACCTGTGGGAGCGGGCACGCCCGCGAAAGGCCCAACCCGGTACATGGCACCGGCTTCGCCGGTGTTCGCGGCTGAAGCCGCTCCCACAGGTACTGCATAAGCTTCAAGCTTGCGCTGTCCCTGTGGGAGCGGCTTTAGCCGCGAAGAGGCCGGCTCAGGCATTACAGGTCTCAGATCGACAACCGCACTACCCGGTTGTCCAGCACCTGCTGTTCCTGCCCGCGCCGCTTGTTCACCACCAGCTCGCCAATGGCAATCAGCCGCGTGCGCGTGATGTTGCGTGACAACCCCAGCAGCTGCGCGGTATGCACCTGGTTGTAGTGGCAGAACCGATAGGCCGAGCGCAGCAGGGCGTTTTCCACTTTTTCGTACAGGTCACCCGCCTGCTCCTCGTACAACCGGCTGAACGCCCGCTGCAGCAGGTCCTCCACACCATTGCCTGCCGGCTCCTCTTCTTGCCGTTCGATGCGCAGGTTGGACAAACGCAGGTCTTGTGCGCGCACAGTGCCATCGCCGCAGGTCAGCAAGCTGTGGTGAATCACGTTTTCCAATTCGCGAATATTGCCCGGCCAACTGTACTCCACCAACTTGGCCTGGGCCTCGGGGCTCAGTTCCACGGGGCCGTAGCCCAGCCGGTCGCTGTAGCTGCGGATGAAGTGCCGGGCCAGCGGCAGGATGTCACCCGGGCGGTCGCGCAGCGGGTGCAACTGCAACGTCACCACGTTCAGCCGGTAGTAAAGGTCCTCACGGAAATGCCCGGCGTTGATGGCCTTTTCCAGCTGCACGTTGGTTGCGGCCAGTACCCGCACGTTGATCGGGATGCTCTTGCGCGACCCGAGCCGCACCACCTCGCGCTCCTGCAGCACGCGCAGTAGCTTGACCTGGATTGGCAGCGGCAGGTCGCCGATTTCGTCGAGGAACAGCGTGCCGCCGTTGGCCTCCTCGAACCAGCCGGCCTTGGCCGCCAGGGCGCCAGTGAAGGCGCCTTTTTCATGGCCGAACAGTTCGGCTTCTACCAGCGATTCGGAGAATGCCCCGCAGTTGACCGCAACGAACGGCCCGTTGCGCCGGCCGCTGAGGTTGTGGATGTGGCGCGCGACCAGCTCCTTGCCCGTGCCGGTTTCGCCAATGATCAGGACGCTGGCCTCGCTGGGGGCGACCTGTTGCAAGTGGGCGAGCAGCGCCTGCGACCTGGGGTCTTCGAAGACCTGTGCGGTCGCCCTGATCGAGGTAGCCAGTGTCGGTGACGGGGGGAGGGTCAGCAGTTGCATGGGCAGTCCTCAGGAGTAGAAGGATGGGGCAGGGCGTTTGTCGTTGAGGGCCCACTCGCCGAGTTCGTGGATGCGGTAGTCCACCGGGTCGTGCAGGGTTTGCGTGCGCAGGTTGCGCCAGTGCCGATCGAAGCGCAGCGAGGCATGGGTGGCACGCGCACCGGTGACTTCGAACAGGCGGTTGCAGATGTCCAGGCCGTGGCGGCTGGCGGCGACCTTGGCGGTACCGATGGCCAGTGCCAGGTCGCCGCGCTCTTCAGCCGTAAGGGCATGTGCCTTGGCCCAGGCGGCGTCCAGCTGGCGCGCGGCCCGTTCGATCAGCAGGCGTACGCTTTCCAGGCTGACCCAGAACTCGCCGTAATGGCGCAGCACGTAAGGGTCTTCGGCACTGCTGGTGGCGCTGGAGCGGAACCACGGCCGGCTTTCCTTCAGCGTGTACTGGCGGGCTTCGTCGAAGGCGCCTTCGGCAATGCCGAGGAACAGGTTGGCGAAGTGCAGCTGGGCAATCAGCGGCCGCAGGGCGGCGAACGGGGTGCTCAGGGGGCCCGGGTCGAGCAGCAGTTCATTGTGCTCGACCCGCACCCGCTCGAACGTGGCGCTGCCACTGTCGGTCTGGCGCTGGCCGATGTTGTTCCAGTCGCGGTGCAGGCTGATGCCGGTGCGGCCGCTGGGAATGGCGGCGATCAGCAGTTTGCCGCCGGCACGTTCGTCCACCGCCGAGGCGATGAGCATTTCCGAATCGCTGGCCCCGGAGCAGAAGCTTTTCTTGCCAGAGAACTCGCACCAGCCGTCAAAGTGCTTGACCACGGTGCGCGTGTCCAGCGGGTTAAGGGCATTGCCCCAGAACCACTGTTTGCGGGCGGTCTGTTCAAACCACGGCTGCCATTGGTCCGGGCGCGAGAACAGGCGCACGGTGGCCAGCATCAGGTGGTGAAAGCCGAACACGTGGGCAATGGAGCTGTCGACCCGGGCGAACTCGCGCACCACCGCGAAGGTGTCGTGCCAGTTGGCCCCCTGGCCGCCGAAGGCCTGCGGGATCACCAGCGACAGCAGGCCGCTGTCACGCAAGGCATCGCGCTCGGCTTTCGGCGTGCCGCCACGCTCGTCGCGCTCGACGGCGGTCTGGGCAAACTGCCCGGCCAGTTCGCGGGCGATGGCCAAGGCAGGGCGCAGGGGGGTATTTACAGGTGCATTCATGGCCGCTCCTCAGGCGCTTTTACGCAGTGCGTGGTGGGCGCCGAACAGCGGTACGGCGCGCTCGGCGGCCAGGCGGATACGGGCGGCGAGGGCATCGCTGGAGACCCGGTAGTCGGCCAGCTCTGCCTGGCTGGCGAACACACCGATGGGCAGGGTCAAGGCCTGCAGGAAGCTGAACAGCGGGCGCAGCTGGTGGTCGAGTACCAGTGCATGGCGTTCACTGCCACCGGTGGCGGCAAGCAGTACCGGGGTATCGACCAGGGCGTCCTGGCCGATCAGGTCGAACAAGTGCTTGAAGTGGCCGGTGAAGCTGCCACGGTATACGGGGGTGGTTACCACCAGCAGGTCGGCCTTTTCCACCAGGCGAAGTTGCTGTTCGACGGTTTCGGGCAGCTCGCTGCGCCACAAGGCGCTACCCAGTGGGCGGGCGATGTCGCCCAGTTCGATCAGGTGCGGCTTGATGTGCAGGTGTTCGGCCAGTTCGGCGAGGATCGCCTCGGTCAAGGCCAGGGTGCGCGAAGGGCGGGAAGTGCCGCCGGACAAGGCTACGACGTTCAGTGGGGTGCTCATGGGCAGGTCTCCGGTTCTGGTTGAGCGGGACTTTGCTTGAGCAATCGTCGTGCCTGGTTCTAATGTTGTTTGGGATCAACGGGTTAGCGCAAGTTCGTGTCTGCGCGGGTGTTGCCGTGCGGGCGTTTTCTGTTGATCGGGTGTTGCGCTGCAGACAGTTGGCCGGGTGTTGGCTGCTGTACAGTTGGGAAGGTTATAAAGGATTACTCTTTTCAAAAAAAAGAATAAGAATTTATATTCTTATACGATTATTTTATTTTTGGCGCCTGTCTGGCCTTACGCAGGACGGGTAGGCGCGGCCTTGCGTCGCGATGGGGCGCGAAGCGGCCCCGGCAATCTCAAGTGTGCGGCACGCCCCGGGCAGGCACCCCGCCCGCATACTCCGGCTTCAGATGCCCTTGCTCATCCAGCAGGTAAGCATCCATCACCTCGCGCACCACCGGCCCCGCCACCCGGCCCCCAGCCTCACCGTTCTCGATCATCACCGCCACCACCACACTCGGGTGGTCGGCCGGTGCAAAGCCGACAAACAGGGCGTTGTCGCGGTGGCGCTCCAGGGTCTTGTTGCGGTTGTAACGTTCACCCTGCTTGATTGCCACCACCTGCGCGGTACCACTCTTGCCGGCGATCCGGTACTGCGCGCCTGCCGCAGCGGCGCGGGCAATACCGCGCGGGTCGTGCATGACCATCTGCATGCCCTGGCTGACCTGGTCCCAGGCATGCTTGTCGTGCAGCACGATGTCGGGCATCGGGTTGGGGTCCACCGGCGCATCGCCACCCACGGTCATGGCCAGGTGCGGGCGATGCCACACGCCCTTGCTCGCCAGCAGGCTGGTGGCCTGGGCCAGCTGCAGCGGGGTGACCTGCATGTAGCCTTGGCCAATGCCCAGGATCAGCGTCTCGCCCGGGAACCATGCCTGGCGCCGGGTGGCACGCTTCCACTGGGCCGACGGCATCAGCCCGGAGGCCTCCTCGAACATGTCCAGCGACACCTTCTGACCCAGGCCGAATTCGGCCATGTAGTCATGCAGGCGATCGATGCCCAGCTTGTGCGCCAGGTCGTAGAAGTAGGTGTCGTTGGAGCGCATGATGGCGGTGTACATGTCTACCCAGCCATCGCCGCTGCGGTTCCAGTTACGGTACTTGTGGTCGTAGTTGGGCAACTGGTAGTAGCCCGGGTCGAACACCCGGCTGCCCGGCGTGATCACGCCGCTGTCGAGGCCGGCGATGGCCACTTCCGGTTTCACCGTCGAGCCAGGGGCATACAGGCCGCGCAGCACGCGGTTGAACAGCGGGCGGTCGATGGAATCGCGCAGTTCGGCATACTGCTTGAAGCTGATGCCCTTGACGAACAGGTTGGGGTCGAAGCTGGGGTTGCTGACCATTGCCAGCACGTCGCCGTTGGCCGGGTCCAGTACCACCACCGAGCCACGGCGGTCGCCCAGCGCCTTTTCTGCGGCCACCTGCAAGTGGGCGTCCAGGGTCAGCACGATGTCTTGCCCCGGGGTCGGGGCCTTGTGGTTGAGCACGCGCATCACCCGGCCCTGGGCGTTGGTCTCGACCTCCTCATAGCCCACATGGCCGTGCAGCTGGCTTTCGTAGAAGTGTTCGATACCGGTCTTGCCGATTGACTGGGTGCCACGGTACTCGGTGCTGTCGAGGACCTTGGCCTCTTTCTCGTTGATGCGCCCCACATAACCCACCGAGTGGGCGAAATGCCCGGCCAGGGGGTATTCGCGGATGAACTGCGGCTCTACCTCCAGGCCCGGCAGGCGGAACTGGTTCACCGCCACCAGGGCGATCTGCTCTTCGCTCAGGCCCACCATCAGGGTCACCGGCTCGAACGGCTTGCGGCCACGGCGCAGGTCTTTGTCGAACTGCTTACGGTCGTCTTCGGTCAGGCCTAGCACCTGGGTGAGGGTGTCGAGCACCTTGGCGGAGTCGCCGCCGGCCCGCTCGCGGGTCATGGTCAGGTCGAAGCTGGGTTTGTTGTCGGCCAGCACCACGCCGTTGCGGTCGTAGATCAGCCCGCGTTCGGGGGCGATGGGCAGTACGTGCACGCGGTTGTTTTCCGACACGGCGGTCTGCTGGTCGTGCTGCAGCACCTGCAATACATATAGCCGCCCCACCAGCACGGCGACCAGGCTGAAGACCAGGATGGCGCAGGCCAGGAGCCGGCGATTGACCAGGTGCTTTTCCTTTTCGTGGTCCTTGAGGGGGATGGGTTGTGGCATCAGTAGCTCTTTTTTGCAGGTATCGCGGTGGCTGTGCGGGCGCGCGATCGGGCCGGGGATGCTACGCAACACCTATCGTGGCCTCAAGGCGAGTGGCGGCTGGCGCTGGGTGGATAACGGCTGTTCGCCCCGCAATCAGGGCGCTGGCGGGGAACATGAAGATTTGTTCATGGCAGCTAAGTCCTTAAGGGCAAGGTATGGTTTCTTGGTGTTTCATGGATCCATAAATCTGTAGTGTTCGATAAACGAACGAAAATTGGATTAGATGTTAAATCATCAAGCCGTTGATAAATAAGCTTAAAATGTACTGATTATCAATTTTCAACCTTCGCCATGAGTAATTTTCTCGGAGTGATCGAATGCGGCCTGTTGTTTGTGGATCCATTATCTGGTTGATTAGCGCCTGACAACGGCGGGAGCCCTCCTGCCGTATGCAATAACAATTACAAAAAGGGTTCAGTCATGAATGGCTATCCAGCGGCCCGGAACTGTCAGGGTTCCCCCCGTCTTGCCTGCGCGTGCGCATCTGTCCTCCCGCCTGTGGCCAACCGGCAGGTGACCCCATGAATACCGATCTCAAGCAACGCCTGGACAACGACCCGATGGGCCGCTTCCAGTACCTGGCCATTGGTATTTGCATCGTCCTCAACATGATCGATGGCTTTGACGTACTGGTCATGGCCTTCACTGCCTCGTCGGTGTCCGCCGAGTGGAACCTGAACGGCGCGCAGGTGGGGCTGCTGCTCAGCGCCGGCCTGTTTGGCATGGCGGCCGGTTCGTTGTTCATCGCGCCGTGGGCCGACCGCTTTGGTCGTCGCCCGCTGATCCTGCTGTGCCTGACGCTGTCCGGCATCGGCATGCTGCTCTCGGCAATGAGCCAGAGCCCGTTGCAACTGGCGCTGCTGCGTGGCCTGACCGGGCTGGGCATCGGTGGCATCCTGGCCAGCAGCAACGTGATTGCCAGTGAGTACGCCAGCAAACGCTGGCGCGGCCTGGCGGTGAGCCTGCAGTCAACCGGTTATGCCCTGGGCGCGACGTTGGGCGGTTTGCTGGCGGTATGGCTGCTGGGGCATTGGGGTTGGCGCTCGGTGTTCCTGTTTGGCGGCATTGTCACCGTGCTGGTGATCCCGCTGGTGCTGTTGTGGCTGCCAGAGTCGCTGGACTTTCTGCTGGCGCGTCGCCCGGCAAATGCCCTGGCACGGGTCAACCGCCTGGCCGTGCGCCTTGGTCAGCCGGCGCTGGCACACCTGCCAACACCCGCAGCAAGGGAGCCGGGCGCCGCCCGCGGCTTCCGGCAACTGCTGGCGCCGGCCATGCGCCGCACCACGCTGGTTATCTGGTTACTGTTCTTCCTGGTCATGTTCGGCTTCTACT
It contains:
- the mrdA gene encoding penicillin-binding protein 2, with translation MPQPIPLKDHEKEKHLVNRRLLACAILVFSLVAVLVGRLYVLQVLQHDQQTAVSENNRVHVLPIAPERGLIYDRNGVVLADNKPSFDLTMTRERAGGDSAKVLDTLTQVLGLTEDDRKQFDKDLRRGRKPFEPVTLMVGLSEEQIALVAVNQFRLPGLEVEPQFIREYPLAGHFAHSVGYVGRINEKEAKVLDSTEYRGTQSIGKTGIEHFYESQLHGHVGYEEVETNAQGRVMRVLNHKAPTPGQDIVLTLDAHLQVAAEKALGDRRGSVVVLDPANGDVLAMVSNPSFDPNLFVKGISFKQYAELRDSIDRPLFNRVLRGLYAPGSTVKPEVAIAGLDSGVITPGSRVFDPGYYQLPNYDHKYRNWNRSGDGWVDMYTAIMRSNDTYFYDLAHKLGIDRLHDYMAEFGLGQKVSLDMFEEASGLMPSAQWKRATRRQAWFPGETLILGIGQGYMQVTPLQLAQATSLLASKGVWHRPHLAMTVGGDAPVDPNPMPDIVLHDKHAWDQVSQGMQMVMHDPRGIARAAAAGAQYRIAGKSGTAQVVAIKQGERYNRNKTLERHRDNALFVGFAPADHPSVVVAVMIENGEAGGRVAGPVVREVMDAYLLDEQGHLKPEYAGGVPARGVPHT
- a CDS encoding MFS transporter produces the protein MNTDLKQRLDNDPMGRFQYLAIGICIVLNMIDGFDVLVMAFTASSVSAEWNLNGAQVGLLLSAGLFGMAAGSLFIAPWADRFGRRPLILLCLTLSGIGMLLSAMSQSPLQLALLRGLTGLGIGGILASSNVIASEYASKRWRGLAVSLQSTGYALGATLGGLLAVWLLGHWGWRSVFLFGGIVTVLVIPLVLLWLPESLDFLLARRPANALARVNRLAVRLGQPALAHLPTPAAREPGAARGFRQLLAPAMRRTTLVIWLLFFLVMFGFYFVMSWTPKLLVAAGLSAQQGITGGVLLSVGGILGAALIGGLASRWPLTRVLALFMLITAALLVLFVVNGASVSAALALGLLIGLFSNGCVAGLYALSPVVYDASVRATGVGWGIGIGRMGAILSPTVAGVLLDGGWQPLHLYGVFASVFVLAAACLLLLRPMTKPTSAQPADALSH